A genomic segment from Bradyrhizobium sp. CB1015 encodes:
- a CDS encoding branched-chain amino acid ABC transporter permease: protein MLDFVQQLVSGVALGCVYGLIALGFVLVYKATEVVNFAQGDLMMLGGFFAFTFIGMMGLNYWIGFAGAVAAMALFGMLAERVVVRPILGYPQFSIIMATIGLGYFLRSVAGMIWGTDDLKIETPFSQGVLRMGSLVLAYDKLSVIAATMILCTLLWLFFNKTTLGTAMPASSENMLAAYYMGIPVKRVVSVVWAISAAVATCAGVLLAPITFIHSNVGLVLGLKAFPAAVLGGFGSIPGAVVGGVLIGVIESMAGFYLPEGWKDVAPYIVLLTVLLLKPEGLFGLHVRKKV from the coding sequence ATGCTGGATTTCGTTCAGCAGCTGGTCAGCGGTGTTGCGCTCGGCTGCGTCTACGGCCTGATCGCGCTCGGCTTCGTGCTCGTCTACAAGGCCACCGAGGTCGTCAATTTCGCCCAGGGCGACCTGATGATGCTGGGCGGCTTCTTCGCCTTCACCTTCATCGGCATGATGGGCCTGAACTACTGGATCGGCTTTGCCGGTGCGGTGGCGGCGATGGCGCTGTTCGGCATGCTGGCCGAGCGCGTGGTGGTGCGGCCGATCCTCGGCTATCCGCAATTCTCCATCATCATGGCGACGATCGGCCTCGGCTATTTCCTGCGCTCGGTCGCCGGCATGATCTGGGGCACCGACGACCTGAAGATCGAGACGCCGTTCAGCCAGGGCGTGCTGCGCATGGGCTCGCTGGTGCTCGCCTACGACAAGCTCTCGGTGATCGCGGCGACGATGATTCTGTGCACGCTGCTCTGGCTGTTCTTCAACAAGACCACGCTCGGCACCGCGATGCCCGCCAGTTCCGAGAACATGCTGGCGGCCTATTACATGGGCATTCCGGTCAAGCGCGTGGTGTCCGTCGTCTGGGCCATCAGCGCGGCGGTCGCGACCTGTGCCGGCGTGCTGCTGGCGCCCATCACCTTCATCCATTCCAACGTCGGCCTCGTGCTCGGCCTGAAGGCGTTTCCCGCCGCCGTGCTCGGCGGTTTCGGCTCGATCCCGGGCGCCGTGGTCGGCGGCGTCCTGATCGGCGTGATCGAGAGCATGGCCGGCTTTTACCTGCCCGAGGGCTGGAAGGACGTCGCGCCCTACATCGTGCTGCTCACCGTGCTGCTGCTGAAGCCCGAGGGCCTGTTCGGCCTCCACGTCCGCAAGAAGGTCTGA
- a CDS encoding aminopeptidase yields MTDQRNTSTPIDPAKLDRLAEVAVKVGLGLRPGQDLLLTAPAIALPLVRRIAVHAYKAGAGLVTPILSDEEMTLARYRHGHDNSFDRAAGWLYEGMAKAFSDNTARLAIVGDNPMLLSGEDPSKVARASKANSMAYQPALEKIVNFDTNWNIIAYPSPSWAKLVFPNDPEDIAIGKLADAIFAASRVDREDAISNWASHNAVLRERTNWLNGQRFRALQYSGPGTDLTIGLADGHEWEGGASLSKNGISCNANIPTEEVFTTPHCRRVYGHVVSSKPLSYQGTLIDNIAVRFEDGKIVDAKASRGAELLNKVLDTDEGARRLGEVALVPHSSPISQSGLLFYNTLFDENAASHIALGQCYSKCFVNGAQLTPQQIAAQGGNQSLIHIDWMIGSAETDIDGILADGSKVPVFRKGEWAK; encoded by the coding sequence ATGACTGATCAACGCAATACTTCCACTCCCATCGATCCCGCGAAGCTCGACCGGCTGGCCGAGGTGGCGGTGAAGGTGGGCCTGGGCTTGCGGCCGGGACAGGATCTGCTTCTGACGGCGCCCGCAATCGCGCTGCCGCTGGTGCGGCGGATTGCCGTGCATGCCTACAAGGCGGGCGCCGGCCTCGTGACGCCGATCCTGTCGGACGAGGAGATGACGCTGGCGCGCTACCGCCACGGCCACGACAACAGCTTCGATCGTGCCGCCGGCTGGCTCTACGAGGGCATGGCCAAGGCGTTCTCGGACAATACCGCGCGGCTCGCCATCGTCGGCGACAATCCGATGTTGCTGTCGGGCGAGGATCCTTCCAAGGTGGCGCGCGCCAGCAAGGCCAATTCGATGGCCTACCAGCCCGCGCTGGAAAAGATCGTCAATTTCGACACCAACTGGAACATCATCGCCTATCCGAGCCCGTCCTGGGCCAAGCTGGTGTTCCCGAACGATCCGGAAGACATCGCGATCGGCAAGCTCGCTGATGCGATTTTCGCCGCGTCCCGCGTTGATCGCGAGGACGCGATCAGCAATTGGGCGAGCCACAATGCGGTGCTGCGCGAGCGCACCAACTGGCTCAACGGCCAGCGCTTCCGCGCGCTTCAGTATTCGGGTCCCGGCACCGATCTCACCATCGGTCTCGCCGACGGTCATGAATGGGAAGGCGGCGCCTCGCTGTCCAAGAACGGCATCAGCTGCAACGCCAATATCCCGACCGAAGAGGTCTTCACCACGCCGCATTGCCGGCGCGTCTACGGCCATGTCGTGAGCTCGAAGCCGCTATCCTATCAGGGCACGCTGATCGACAACATCGCGGTGCGGTTCGAGGACGGCAAGATCGTCGACGCCAAGGCCTCGCGCGGCGCCGAGTTGCTGAACAAGGTGCTCGATACCGACGAGGGCGCGCGGCGCCTCGGCGAAGTGGCCTTGGTGCCGCATTCCTCGCCGATCTCGCAGAGCGGGCTGTTGTTCTACAACACGCTGTTCGACGAGAACGCGGCCTCGCACATCGCGCTCGGCCAATGCTATTCGAAATGCTTCGTCAACGGCGCCCAGCTGACGCCGCAGCAGATTGCGGCGCAAGGCGGCAACCAGAGCCTGATCCATATCGACTGGATGATCGGCTCGGCCGAGACCGACATCGACGGCATCCTGGCCGACGGCAGCAAGGTGCCCGTCTTCCGCAAGGGCGAGTGGGCGAAGTAA
- a CDS encoding MBL fold metallo-hydrolase, translating to MRRLVLAAIALFGAFLTPALAQQPQRSECLAMANAAPRVMPVAFRQAAAAAEVEITYAGHSTYYIDTPGGLRIATDYSGAYQVGRLPDVVTMNRAHSTHYTLFPDRRIPNVLHGWSEDGKPAIVSQRIGDTFIRNVTTDIRRYYGDDAGADMIRDGNSIFIFEAAGLCIGHLGHLHHKLDDSHFAQIGRLDIVMVPIDGTYTMSLEGISEITKRLRASVVLPMHRFATPLDDFMRRIGQQFEIDRRIERSFRMSRDTLPTKPTVIILDGV from the coding sequence ATGCGGCGATTGGTTTTGGCGGCTATCGCGCTGTTCGGCGCATTCCTGACCCCTGCCCTCGCCCAGCAGCCACAGCGCAGCGAATGCCTGGCAATGGCCAATGCCGCGCCGCGGGTCATGCCCGTTGCCTTCAGGCAGGCGGCGGCCGCCGCCGAGGTCGAGATCACCTATGCGGGCCATTCCACCTACTACATCGACACGCCCGGCGGCTTACGCATCGCCACCGATTATAGCGGCGCCTATCAGGTCGGCCGGCTGCCCGACGTCGTCACCATGAACCGCGCCCACAGCACCCATTACACTCTCTTTCCGGACAGGCGCATTCCCAACGTGCTGCATGGCTGGAGCGAGGACGGCAAGCCGGCGATCGTGTCGCAACGCATCGGCGATACCTTTATCCGCAACGTCACCACCGACATCCGCCGCTATTACGGCGACGATGCCGGCGCGGACATGATCCGCGACGGCAATTCCATCTTCATCTTCGAGGCAGCCGGCCTCTGTATCGGCCATCTCGGCCACCTCCATCACAAGCTCGACGACAGCCATTTCGCCCAGATCGGACGGCTCGACATCGTGATGGTGCCGATCGACGGTACCTACACCATGTCGCTCGAGGGGATCTCGGAAATCACCAAGCGCTTGCGCGCCTCCGTGGTGCTGCCGATGCATCGCTTCGCCACCCCGCTCGACGACTTCATGCGCCGGATCGGCCAGCAGTTCGAGATCGACCGGCGCATCGAGCGCTCGTTCCGGATGTCGCGGGATACGCTGCCGACGAAGCCGACGGTGATCATCCTCGACGGCGTCTGA
- the pcaB gene encoding 3-carboxy-cis,cis-muconate cycloisomerase, with amino-acid sequence MPAFPAATTVLDSLLFRDAFGTPEMREVFSDVATVARYADVEVALAKAEAKCGVIPHEAAAAIAARTDVAALDFDLLRQETDVVGYPILPLVHQMVKQCGEAGRYVHWGATTQDIMDTAVVLQLRAALEIVERDIAELRKILADLSKRHRDTAMAGRTHLQQALPVTFGYKTAIWLAMFDRHAERLAQLKPRVLVGQFAGAAGTLASLGDKGFEVQEALCAELKLGVPASTWHVARDGFAEAVNFLALVTGSLGKIALDIMIMASTEFAEVYEPFVKGRGASSTMPQKRNPISSELMLAASKAVRQHAGLMLDAMVQDFERATGPWHAEWMAIPESFVLAAGALHQAKFALAGLFVDEAKMNGNLAISRGLIVAEAVMMGLAPQIGRQEAHDVVYDACRQANEKGMSLADALSADSRISSRIDRATIEALTSPKNYLGLAPAMVDRVLKSATR; translated from the coding sequence ATGCCTGCTTTTCCCGCCGCCACCACTGTGCTCGACTCCCTGCTGTTTCGCGACGCCTTCGGCACGCCTGAGATGCGCGAGGTGTTCTCCGACGTCGCGACGGTCGCGCGCTATGCCGACGTCGAGGTGGCGCTGGCGAAGGCGGAGGCGAAGTGCGGTGTGATCCCACACGAGGCGGCCGCAGCGATCGCGGCACGGACCGACGTCGCCGCGCTGGATTTCGATCTGCTCAGGCAGGAGACCGATGTGGTCGGCTATCCGATCCTGCCTTTGGTGCATCAGATGGTCAAGCAATGCGGCGAGGCGGGCCGCTACGTGCATTGGGGCGCCACCACGCAGGACATCATGGATACCGCCGTGGTGCTGCAGCTGCGCGCCGCGCTCGAGATCGTCGAACGCGACATCGCCGAGCTGCGCAAGATCCTCGCCGATTTGTCGAAGCGCCATCGCGACACGGCGATGGCGGGGCGCACCCATCTGCAGCAGGCGCTGCCGGTGACCTTCGGCTACAAGACCGCGATCTGGCTCGCGATGTTCGACCGCCACGCCGAGCGGTTGGCGCAGCTGAAGCCGCGCGTGCTGGTCGGCCAGTTTGCCGGCGCTGCCGGCACGCTGGCCTCACTCGGCGACAAGGGGTTCGAGGTGCAGGAGGCGCTCTGTGCCGAGCTGAAGCTCGGCGTTCCCGCCTCGACCTGGCACGTCGCGCGCGACGGCTTTGCCGAAGCCGTGAACTTCCTTGCTCTCGTCACCGGCTCTCTCGGCAAGATCGCGCTCGACATCATGATCATGGCCTCGACCGAGTTCGCCGAGGTCTACGAGCCTTTCGTCAAGGGGCGCGGCGCCTCCTCGACCATGCCGCAGAAGCGCAACCCGATCTCCTCGGAGCTGATGCTTGCGGCGTCCAAGGCCGTGCGACAGCACGCCGGCCTGATGCTCGACGCCATGGTGCAGGATTTCGAGCGCGCTACCGGTCCCTGGCACGCCGAATGGATGGCGATCCCGGAAAGCTTCGTGCTGGCCGCCGGCGCGCTGCACCAGGCGAAGTTCGCGCTCGCAGGCCTCTTCGTAGACGAGGCGAAGATGAACGGCAATCTCGCCATCAGCCGCGGTCTGATTGTGGCCGAAGCGGTCATGATGGGCCTCGCCCCGCAGATCGGCCGGCAGGAGGCGCATGACGTCGTCTATGACGCCTGTCGTCAGGCCAACGAGAAGGGGATGAGCCTTGCCGATGCGCTATCCGCAGATTCACGGATATCGAGCCGCATCGATCGTGCCACAATCGAGGCGCTCACTTCGCCGAAAAATTACCTCGGCCTTGCGCCCGCCATGGTCGACCGGGTGCTGAAATCGGCAACGCGTTGA
- a CDS encoding winged helix-turn-helix domain-containing protein, whose amino-acid sequence MQFLFQDHVLDTDRRELSREQVPIAVEPQVFDLVVHLMQNRDRVVSKDELIDKIWHGRSVSESTLTSRINAARKAIGDNGVSQSLIRTITRKGFRFVGDVQTQISTVAPGPVRISPPQAAFALPERPAIAVLPFTNMSGEAEQDYFSDGISEDIITALSKLRWFFVVARNSSFVYKGRAVHIHEVARELGVRYVVEGSVRRSGERVRISAQLNDVSTGSHLWAERYDRELADIFAVQDEITEAIVAAIEPQLYAAESFRAQQKPPGSLDAWDLVMRALSHYWRITREDNAAAQKLLEEAVAIDPAYGKALGLLATSHIFGAHMGWADMAASIPVAERAALAAVEADREDAWAHHGLAYTYLFRRRFDDALAEFELALRLNPNFAMAHAFHGVTLCYAGRWQDGDAAARRALRLSPRDPLAAIYCGVAAYARFVGHDYGGAVQMARESMRQRGDFVGAHRVLTAAAGMLGDPALAASALEGLRRTQPEVSLAWITRELPMLREEDRAHYLQGLRRAGMM is encoded by the coding sequence GTGCAGTTTCTGTTCCAGGACCACGTTCTCGACACCGACCGGCGCGAGCTGAGCCGCGAGCAGGTTCCCATTGCCGTGGAACCGCAGGTTTTCGACCTCGTCGTCCACCTCATGCAGAACCGCGACCGGGTCGTCAGCAAGGACGAGCTGATCGACAAGATCTGGCACGGGCGCAGCGTCTCCGAATCCACCCTGACCAGCCGGATCAACGCGGCGCGCAAGGCGATCGGCGACAATGGCGTGAGCCAGTCGCTGATCCGCACCATCACGCGGAAGGGTTTTCGCTTCGTCGGCGATGTCCAGACACAAATCAGCACGGTCGCGCCGGGGCCCGTCCGTATCAGCCCGCCGCAGGCGGCCTTCGCGCTGCCCGAGCGGCCCGCGATCGCCGTGCTGCCCTTCACCAATATGAGCGGCGAGGCCGAGCAGGATTATTTCTCCGACGGCATCAGCGAGGACATCATCACCGCGCTGTCGAAGCTGCGCTGGTTCTTCGTCGTCGCGCGCAACTCCTCCTTCGTCTACAAGGGCCGCGCCGTGCACATCCACGAGGTCGCGCGGGAGCTCGGGGTGCGCTACGTGGTCGAAGGCAGCGTGCGGCGGAGCGGCGAACGGGTGCGCATCTCGGCCCAGCTCAACGACGTCTCGACCGGCAGCCATCTCTGGGCCGAACGCTACGACCGCGAGCTCGCCGATATCTTCGCCGTGCAGGACGAGATCACGGAAGCGATCGTCGCCGCCATCGAGCCCCAGCTCTATGCCGCCGAAAGCTTCCGGGCCCAGCAGAAGCCGCCGGGCAGCCTGGATGCATGGGACCTCGTGATGCGCGCGCTGTCGCATTATTGGCGCATCACCCGCGAGGACAATGCCGCCGCGCAAAAGCTGCTGGAAGAAGCGGTGGCGATCGATCCCGCCTATGGCAAGGCGCTGGGCCTGCTCGCGACCAGCCATATCTTCGGCGCGCATATGGGCTGGGCCGACATGGCTGCCTCCATACCCGTCGCCGAGCGTGCGGCGCTCGCGGCGGTGGAGGCCGATCGCGAGGATGCCTGGGCCCATCACGGCCTTGCTTACACCTACCTGTTCCGCCGTCGTTTCGACGACGCGCTGGCTGAATTCGAGCTGGCCTTGCGGCTCAATCCGAATTTCGCGATGGCCCATGCCTTCCACGGCGTGACGCTGTGCTATGCCGGACGTTGGCAGGACGGCGATGCCGCCGCCCGCCGCGCGCTGAGGCTGAGCCCGCGCGACCCGCTCGCGGCGATCTATTGCGGGGTTGCGGCCTATGCCCGGTTCGTCGGCCATGACTACGGGGGCGCCGTGCAGATGGCTCGGGAATCGATGCGCCAGCGCGGAGATTTCGTCGGCGCACACCGCGTGCTGACGGCGGCCGCCGGCATGCTCGGCGATCCCGCCCTCGCGGCATCCGCCTTGGAAGGCCTGCGCCGCACCCAGCCCGAGGTTTCGCTTGCCTGGATCACGCGCGAGCTGCCGATGTTGCGGGAAGAGGATCGCGCGCATTACCTCCAAGGCCTGAGGCGCGCGGGAATGATGTAA
- a CDS encoding ABC transporter ATP-binding protein, which yields MEPDSSALEVRGLTKRFDRLAVDSLDLTIHADEFYALVGPNGAGKTTTLRMVAGLLRPDAGAVSIFGIDALQDSVAAKQVMAWVSDEPMIYDKLTPLEYLEFVAGLWGIAPSVAQPAAEELLDSLGLEAHRHERCEGFSKGMRQKVALAGALVHDPRLIILDEPLTGLDAVSARHVKGLLSARVRAGCTVIMTTHILEVAERMADRIGVIASGRLVAEGTLTELRQQNGHADTSLEDLFIALVTLQEAA from the coding sequence ATGGAGCCGGACAGCTCGGCCCTGGAAGTCCGAGGGTTAACGAAGCGTTTTGACCGTCTGGCGGTCGACAGCCTCGATCTCACTATTCACGCCGACGAATTCTATGCGCTGGTCGGCCCCAACGGCGCCGGCAAGACCACGACTTTGCGCATGGTTGCGGGCCTGCTCAGGCCCGATGCCGGTGCCGTCTCGATCTTCGGCATCGATGCGCTCCAGGACTCCGTCGCCGCCAAGCAGGTGATGGCCTGGGTCTCCGACGAGCCCATGATCTACGACAAGCTCACCCCGCTCGAGTATCTTGAATTCGTCGCCGGCCTCTGGGGCATCGCGCCGTCGGTTGCGCAACCGGCCGCCGAGGAACTGCTCGATTCGCTCGGCCTCGAGGCGCACCGCCACGAGCGCTGCGAGGGCTTTTCCAAGGGCATGCGCCAGAAGGTCGCTCTCGCAGGGGCGCTGGTGCACGACCCCCGCCTCATCATCCTCGATGAGCCGTTGACGGGGCTCGATGCCGTCTCCGCCCGTCATGTGAAGGGCCTGCTCAGCGCGCGTGTCCGCGCCGGCTGCACCGTCATCATGACCACGCATATCCTGGAGGTCGCCGAGCGCATGGCCGACCGCATCGGCGTGATCGCCTCCGGCCGCCTCGTCGCCGAAGGCACGCTCACCGAGCTGCGCCAGCAGAACGGCCATGCCGACACCAGCCTGGAAGATCTCTTCATCGCGCTGGTGACGCTTCAGGAAGCGGCATGA
- a CDS encoding cupin domain-containing protein encodes MSLIEVGSCNVDLEPSPIEPSWIIEGNPVSRSRVLSTSDDRTAQTIIWHCTEGRFNWYYDIDETIMIMEGSIVLESDGMPPKRYGPGDVIFFRNGAHAKWHVEGHVKKIAFCRKTNPVMIGFLIRVVNKLKKIFTSTGERRPASLMGAG; translated from the coding sequence ATGTCATTGATTGAAGTCGGTAGTTGCAATGTTGACCTCGAGCCGAGCCCGATCGAGCCGTCCTGGATCATCGAGGGCAACCCGGTGTCGCGCTCGCGCGTCCTGTCCACCAGCGACGACCGCACCGCCCAGACCATCATCTGGCACTGCACGGAAGGGCGCTTCAACTGGTACTACGACATCGACGAGACGATCATGATCATGGAAGGATCGATCGTGCTCGAGAGCGACGGCATGCCGCCCAAGCGCTACGGCCCCGGCGACGTGATTTTCTTCCGCAACGGCGCGCATGCCAAATGGCATGTCGAAGGCCACGTCAAGAAGATCGCCTTCTGCCGCAAGACCAATCCGGTGATGATCGGTTTCCTGATCCGCGTCGTCAACAAGCTGAAGAAGATCTTCACCTCGACCGGCGAGCGCCGCCCGGCCTCGCTGATGGGCGCCGGCTAA
- a CDS encoding nitronate monooxygenase family protein — MPSDRLQRFRDRLALPLIAAPMFLVSGVEFTIAACRNGVIGSFPTANCRSADQLDEWLTAIATRLRRHEDQAGRRAAPLCPNLIVHRSNARLEQDLAVLLRHRPEIVITSVGSPAPVLKPLHDAGALVLADVASIRHAERAAEAGADGLVLLTAGAGGQTGWLNPFAFVRAVRAFYDGIIVLAGGISDGYALQAAEVLGCDLAYMGTRFIATRESMADERHKQMLVECSADDILLTTAFTGLQTSMLRPSIVAAGLDPDDLPARGAIDIAEDIDVAARESRPKRWRDIWSGGHSTSGVTEVLAVDDLVARTIAEYREAGGR; from the coding sequence ATGCCATCGGATCGACTGCAACGATTCCGCGATCGTCTCGCGCTGCCGCTGATCGCGGCGCCGATGTTTCTGGTATCGGGCGTCGAGTTCACGATCGCGGCCTGCCGCAACGGGGTGATCGGCAGCTTCCCGACCGCGAATTGCCGCAGCGCGGACCAGCTCGATGAATGGCTGACCGCGATCGCAACGCGGTTGCGCCGCCACGAAGATCAGGCCGGCCGCAGGGCCGCGCCGCTTTGTCCGAACCTGATCGTGCACCGCTCCAATGCGCGGCTGGAGCAGGATCTTGCCGTACTGTTGCGGCACAGGCCGGAGATCGTCATCACGTCGGTCGGCTCGCCCGCGCCCGTGTTGAAGCCGCTGCACGATGCCGGGGCGCTGGTGCTGGCGGACGTCGCTTCCATCCGCCATGCCGAACGCGCGGCAGAAGCAGGCGCCGACGGGTTGGTGCTGCTCACCGCGGGCGCGGGCGGGCAGACCGGCTGGCTCAACCCGTTCGCCTTCGTCCGCGCCGTCCGTGCATTCTACGATGGCATCATCGTGCTCGCGGGCGGCATCAGCGACGGCTACGCGCTGCAGGCCGCCGAAGTGCTCGGCTGCGATCTCGCCTATATGGGCACCAGGTTCATCGCAACGCGCGAGAGCATGGCGGACGAGCGTCACAAGCAGATGCTGGTCGAGTGCAGCGCCGACGACATCTTGCTCACCACCGCGTTCACAGGACTTCAGACCAGCATGCTGAGGCCGTCCATCGTGGCCGCCGGGCTCGATCCCGACGATCTGCCGGCGCGCGGCGCGATTGACATCGCTGAGGATATCGACGTCGCCGCGCGCGAAAGCCGTCCCAAACGCTGGCGCGACATCTGGAGCGGCGGGCATTCGACCTCCGGTGTCACCGAGGTGCTCGCGGTCGACGATCTCGTCGCGCGCACCATCGCGGAATATCGCGAGGCGGGCGGGCGGTAG
- a CDS encoding permease, translated as MSSATALSWFARHELRLAWREWLAMMTGGRRKRARAAMIGLLCFAALLHLPAWAVIGRFADLQLPLDKSSLIVISATIFLAWTLMLSQAIESVTRVFYARADLDLIMSSPARLANLFSVRIAAIALTVTVLALLFSTPFIDVLVIGGGARWLAAFGVVIAMGLSAAAIAIAVTILLFRLIGPARTRLIAQILAAIIGAGFVIALQVAAIMSYGTLSRFTILTSGRLAAYAPDVDSIWWWPARAAMGDNEALLRLLALALVLLGSVMAIFSHRFADTAIDAAAYATSGRVHAKERPFRGGSRQQALRRKEFTLLWRDPWLISQTLMQLLYLVPPALLLWRNFADSSAALTLITPVIVMAAGQLAGGLAWLTISGEDAPDLVATAPLLPSGIIRAKIEVVLIAIAVIFAPLLAALAFASPFQAAISAGAIIISAASATAIQLWFRVQARRSQFRRRQTSSRLATFAEAFSSIGWAATAALLLALPLAGLISGLITAGLVAVTWKFSPKREQ; from the coding sequence ATGAGCTCGGCCACCGCGCTGTCCTGGTTCGCCCGCCACGAGCTGCGGCTCGCCTGGCGCGAATGGCTCGCCATGATGACGGGCGGGCGGCGCAAACGGGCGCGCGCGGCAATGATCGGCCTGTTGTGCTTCGCCGCGCTGCTTCACCTGCCGGCCTGGGCGGTGATCGGCCGATTCGCCGACCTGCAGCTGCCGCTCGACAAATCCTCGCTGATCGTGATTTCGGCGACGATCTTTCTCGCCTGGACCTTGATGCTGTCGCAGGCGATCGAATCGGTGACACGGGTATTTTACGCCCGCGCCGATCTCGACCTGATCATGTCCTCGCCGGCGCGGCTCGCCAATCTGTTCTCGGTCCGCATCGCCGCGATCGCGCTGACCGTCACCGTGCTCGCGCTGCTGTTCTCGACACCCTTCATCGACGTTCTCGTGATCGGCGGCGGCGCGCGCTGGCTCGCGGCCTTCGGCGTCGTCATCGCGATGGGCCTGTCGGCGGCGGCGATCGCGATCGCCGTCACCATTCTCCTGTTCCGGCTGATCGGCCCGGCGCGGACGCGCCTGATCGCCCAGATCCTCGCGGCGATCATCGGCGCGGGCTTCGTGATCGCGCTTCAGGTCGCGGCGATCATGTCCTACGGCACGCTGTCGCGCTTCACCATCCTGACCTCGGGCCGCCTTGCCGCCTACGCGCCCGACGTCGACAGCATCTGGTGGTGGCCGGCGCGGGCGGCGATGGGCGACAACGAGGCGCTGTTGCGGCTTCTCGCGCTCGCTCTAGTGCTGCTCGGCAGTGTGATGGCGATCTTCTCGCACCGCTTTGCCGACACCGCGATCGATGCGGCGGCCTACGCCACGTCGGGCCGCGTCCATGCCAAGGAACGCCCGTTCCGTGGCGGATCGCGCCAGCAGGCGCTGCGTCGCAAGGAATTCACGCTGCTGTGGCGCGATCCATGGCTGATCTCGCAGACCTTGATGCAGCTGCTCTATCTGGTGCCGCCGGCGCTGCTGCTCTGGCGCAACTTTGCCGACAGCTCGGCGGCGCTGACGCTGATCACACCCGTCATCGTCATGGCGGCCGGACAGCTCGCCGGCGGGCTCGCCTGGCTGACGATCTCGGGCGAGGACGCCCCCGACCTGGTCGCGACCGCGCCCTTGCTGCCGTCCGGCATCATCCGCGCCAAGATCGAGGTGGTGCTGATCGCGATCGCCGTGATCTTCGCTCCGCTGCTGGCGGCGCTGGCGTTTGCCTCGCCATTCCAGGCCGCAATCAGTGCCGGCGCGATAATCATCAGCGCGGCCTCGGCGACCGCGATCCAGCTCTGGTTCCGGGTGCAGGCACGGCGCAGCCAATTCCGCCGCCGCCAAACGTCCTCGCGGCTGGCGACCTTCGCCGAGGCCTTCTCCTCGATCGGCTGGGCCGCCACCGCCGCACTGCTGCTCGCCCTACCGCTGGCGGGCCTCATCAGCGGCCTGATCACCGCAGGCCTCGTCGCCGTCACGTGGAAGTTCAGCCCGAAGCGCGAGCAATAG